The following DNA comes from Sorex araneus isolate mSorAra2 chromosome 5, mSorAra2.pri, whole genome shotgun sequence.
gcacgagggtccaatccgcagcatcccacatggtcccccaagcatcaccaggagtaactcctgagcattgctgggtgtgacccaaaaaaagcaaaggaaaaaaaaaactgaaaatctcCATACAAAAGAGCAAAATTACTGCTAATGATTCATGTGCTTCCAAGAAGAGTCTTTCCATCTTCATTTCCCTTGTTCTCTACAGTAATGACATTAAGAAACACTTCAAATCGGAACCTTTCACTGTAAGTCCTTCTAACACCAAGCCTACCTCTCCTAAGATCTggagataaaataaattagtggAGCCAGGGACGGGCAAGGGCCTGAGTTCAACCCCGGACACTGCATGATCCCCCAGCAGCTCCTGAACACGGCCAGAGAGCATCAGCCCCCCCACAACCACCTCACCCGGAACACATGAAGAAAACTCTGCACTATGATGTGTCAGAAAGCCAGAAGCACCCAAAATATAATTGGCATTTTTGTACTTATCGCTGGGCCCCGGAGACAGGAATCACACCAGGGCCCCAGCATACAAAGTATGCACACAGGCCTCAGTCATCCCCCGGCccgagaattttttaaaatagctttcaGATAATTCAACTTTCAATTATAAAATCTCTTAAACTGTTCAAAACCTAGTTTTATTTCCTGGGTtatcccaaaactaaaataattttgtctttccttaaaataatcttgaggggggctggaacaatagtacttgagggtagggcgtttgtcttgcacacagccaacccgggttcaatccccggcatcccatatggtccccccaaagcacaaccaggagtaattcctgagtgcagagccaggagtaacccctgagtatcgctgggtgtgacacaaaaagcaaaaattaaaatttggaaaaaagaaatcttgagaGCTGGAGCAACAGAGCTTggctggcatgcagctgacctaggtccGATTCCCTgcgtgccatatggtcccctgatcactgccaggagtgattcccaagtgcagacaggagcactgccaggtgtggcccaaaaacaaaacacaaatcttAACATATAAAATATCTGTTCCCTTTTAAGCAGTCCTGCTACAATTTCATCtaataaggaataaaaataaaagcatgggaAACAATAGAATACATATTCGTACCAAAAGGATTTAAACTAGTGCATTTCCATATAAAAGGCTAAGGCTCATAAGAGTACTTCTCTAAGGTAACTTGTAAATTATTTGTCAGTACTTTATACTTCATTACACTTTTGTTACTATTAACAGGTTTTAAACAAAAATTCTCATATAGcaactcttctccccacccctaccaTTTATAATACTCACTCCAGGCCACTAGCAGCAAAGCACTTCAGATGTATAGTTATAACTTCAGGCATTTTGTCAAACAAAAGACTTCGTTCGGCTTCAGTATAATGATGACAATTTTCACAGAAATATTTATCTTCTCCTACAATCCTCTCCACTGAAGCAAACTGTGAAATTGCCCATCTCAAggtcttcatttctgtttttggctCTGGAGAAACTACGAAAAAGAAttcttttattcataaaaaactcagacatttaaaataaaactataaaattcagtgtttaaaattaaattgcaCACTTCAATTGATTTcacaaataatgtatttttaattttttttccagtagTGCACACACCTTTTATATATTTCGATTTGATcaacagaaaaagggaaaaaatgtaaatggCAGGACAGTAAATAATAAGTGTTATTAATCCTATTGATTAGCGAGGCTTTccataaacaattttaaataccTGAGAAGCTAAAACTAGTCTCATAATAACTTCCCATGACATTCCAGACTTTCTGAAACTTAAACCGGACAAAACAGTGGCCTAAACATTACAAGTTAAATATGTTAATCAAGTTAATGTTAGTCAGTGGTTGCAGTCCCCAAGTTAATATATTTCACTGTCCcatcaaaacatattttatacatcAAAATATAAGATGCcaccaaatatatacatactattAACAAGTGGTATTTTAAAAGCTGAAAAATTATGCCAGACATTAGGTTTTGTCAGTAATAATTTTAAGCTAATTAATCAGACAATTTTCCTAAAAAACTATTGTACAGTCCACATAAGACTCCAATTTTGCTTACTTTCAGAACTCTCCTCTACTTTAGAAAGCTCATCTTCTTGTACTGGTACACTGATGTCTTGAAaatcttctcttctttctgttaAACTTTCACATTCTAAGCAACGAGTTCTTAATACCAGTTGaccttgaaataatttttctaccAATTCAAAACCAATTTGCtctgtgcattaaaaaaaaaggtatatgtCAAGTCTATAGATCAGTTCTTTGGTATAAACATAACCAAACCCCAGTTAAATTAATTGCATCATGCATTATAGCTGGTTTTCGTATCTACATTTATGAAGTATAAGTTCCCTATCTAAAAAACATTTATCTGAATTATAGTTGTCTCAAACCCTGAAAATTTTGTCAATTCCCTGAAAGACACCCATTATACCTAATTTCCCAATAGGGTTAAACCTGGAAAGTGTTTAACTATACCAGTTATCACAACTTTCTTCTGAAATCTGTAAACCTATACCAGAGGCTCCCAAACACTTTAGGAAAAAATGCCTCGGTGCACACCCACTAGAAATCTCCCTCTCTTAAGGGAACAAGCAGAaagcctccctccagccctcacttCACCTGAGCTGAGAGTACCACTACTCTCCTGGATGGTTCCAGTACCCCTTGGGGGTGGCATCGGATTACCTCACTTTCGAAAATTTTGCTCCCAACAAAACTAGGcagaaattattttggttttgggacggcatccagcagtgctcacggcttactcctgacagcacaggggaccaaatggggtgccaggggtggagcacaggtcagccacacgctGCAGTACTGCTCTAGCCCCCGGTCGAAatatgttcaatatagtattaacTCTTAGTTCTCTACTTAAAAACTGCACTTcactaaatataatttttgggGTTTGTAACAAATACataaggggggagggaagagacatagtacagtggctaaagcTCTCGCCTTTCACATGTCAAACCCAGGTTCTCTTTCTGGCACCCTGTACATCCCcttggtcccaccaggagtaagcccacagcaccaccaggggtggtcccaaagcacaatgcatCAAGGAGTAAAAAAGTATGTTCATCTACTAATGTGTCTTAAATTCCCCTCATTTATAAGTGAAAAATTAACCTGAGATAGACATACACTCCCAAAATCCACCTAAGCACAGTCAAGCAGCGACCACCACAGTCGGCCCGGGGAGCAGGCCTGGCACAGGACGGGGTCCCCTCTGGCGCCAGCTGGGAGGGACCCCGCCCCGGGCTGTCTGCAGCACTGGCAGGTATGGTCTCCAGTCAAAAACTCTCCTGCTCACACTGTGTTCATTCTCCCTTCAAACTCTGGCCCGATCTGAGCTGCAGAGCACCCCAaatgccccaaacccaaaactcgGGCCATATTTATGCTCCACATGCACCTGACAGTAGAAAATTACACTTCTGCAGTTGTGACTTCCAGTTATCAATACCTGAGAATAAATTACACCAACCTTTGTTTATGGGCTTAACTTCATTAGGAGCATCAGGGTTAACATCATTCCCTGGAGATTCAAGTCCACAACCATTAGCCGTGTTATCATTTTCATATTTGCCCAGGTCCTCTTCATCAAGATCGTACTCGTTTTCTTTAGATTGTCCTTTGGATCCTTGGATTGTTGTTATTTTCCCCAGACTACAGAATTTAGAAAGAATGCTAGGTTGCTTCGCTGCAGACTTCAACCAATCTAATTTGActcttgatttcttttgtgaGGATCTTGCACTCTCATTTTCAGAAATGTACTTGGGGTTTACTTTAGGAGGAACCTCTAACGCATCACCTGTAGCTTTTCTTTTTGATCTGGTTTGCCTCTGGTTGTCTTCCAATGATTGGTGTTCCTTGGACACTTTAACTTTTTTCTTCGTATTACCAAATTCAGTATCACTTTTTCTCTTCCCATTTCCTTTGGGAAGTTTATCCTTACAGTCCTCAGGATACCTTACATTGTCCATCTCTATGTTTTTCATGCTACTCAATTCCTCCTTCTGATGAGGTTGTTCCTCGGCCTTGGTAGGTAATTCTGCCACATTTttcacttcttctttttttaggaGTTGGCATGTCTCTTGGATGTTCCCCAAAATACACTGCAATACTTCCTGTGCATCATGCTGGAGATATCCTTCATACATAGGGTTGAGTTCCCTATAAACgaaaatttcaatttcatccATTCAAGTTAGGAaatataatacaaagaaaaacttttaatcCATAAGCCTATcacagatacttttaaaaatctactaGCACTTATTCAGCTCAGTTGATATTTCTTATCTATAATCTATAATCTtgcaaatgaaagtaaaaataagacctgagtactggtaagcaaacccaggatctcacctATGCAGAGCCTAGGCTACACCTCTGAGCTAGTGTAGACACTCATTTTTTTCACTATCATAAGTATTTTGATCCTATTTTAATAGCTAGTACATGTACCAATTTTTGTTCAAACTGCTCTGTATGGAACAAACTGTTCTGTATAATTCTCACTATAAATAACCCTGAAGTACGCATTAAATCACCATTTTAGTACAATAGGTACCTTAGGAGTGAAAAGCAAACTGAAACGGGAAGCCAAGACTCAGATTTGCTCCTGGCCACCATACATACTGCGGCACAGGAAAACAGCAGTGTGGGCCGAGGAGATGgttctaggtttgatccttggcacatgATCCCTAGGTTATCAgcacctgagcacccccaagccATACCCCCAAATCAATTTATTACACCTACCTGTATTCCTAAATTAAATGATATAATGTTTAAAAGACCTTATTCTTTTGTCTAGaacatttatatatttcctttttttagacACTACAAATTAATCCAAGTAATTTTCCTCTAAACATACATTAACACAATATCTGAAATTTATTCTTCTTATacttaatattttgaatataaaccTATAATTCATAATCTGAGCCCCTTAGggtccaaataaacaaaaattcaggaattttccaattaaaaaatatgatacaagtaaaataaaatacaggcaaTACCCCATAATTAAACACATTACTATTTTCTAtttggcctggagcaatagctcagtgggtagagcatttgccttgcatgcggccgacccgggttcgattcctccatccctctcagagagcccggcaggcaagctaccgagagtatcccacccacatggagagcctggcaagctacccgtggtgtattcgatatgccaaaaacagtaacaagtctcacaatggagacgttactggtgcccacttgagcgaattgatgagcaatgggacaacagtgctacagtgctactattttctatttaaaaatgtggtagggtcccccaagcaccagtaaGAGTGATGTTTGAGTGcacagccatgagtaatccctgagcactgctgaagtgGCCCAAAACACGAAAAATAAAAGACTCCCAGAGCATGACATAAGGAGACCTACAGATTCCATCATTTCCTTGTCATGTGTTCATTCATCACCAGCCTCTAAAGAAAAAGCTCACCCGAAACCCTGAAACTGTATCCTACGCTGTACCTGAGCGTGTTGAGCAGTCGTCGTGGCTGAGTGGCCAGTTCATCAGTGTACTTCTCTGGATTCAAGAGAAAACTAGCCTGAAGCTGTTCAACTGAAATGATCAAGGACTGTAAACTGCAAATCAGTTCATAACTTGCCAAAGAATCTTCTTTGCAATTTCCCTGCCAAAAAATACAAACCCCcatataaatataatgaatatataaatataaatgtgagtaagtatatatatgtatatatatatatatatataaaaactttagTATATAAACAAATCAAGTGCAGTTCCCTTTATCTTTGTCTCACGGGAACACTACTAGCTTTCCTAAATTAATCTCACAATAGCTCTATTTTTATAGGGGTAAAATTAAAACAGGAATATTTTTGCTTACTTTCTATGTGGATAAAGATTTTCTACTCCTATAACACAAGGTTTTTGTGACattcacttaaattttaaaactgagtCAGTATAAATGCAATAGATAGTAACAGGGGGAACAACTGTGTGGGTggtatataaatgtttattagtAAATAACAGATAAAGATATAGTTAGCTATCCTGTAAGAACAAAAAATAACTGCCTTTCTGCTATTAAGATAATGAGAAATTCAATTCCCAGTAGCAGCTTGTTAAGAGAAATAAACTATATCCCAAACCCTCTGTATATCAATATCTTTGTTGTTTCTAACAAGGGGaatttccaagtatttttatattacattttattaactttttaccTTCTCTTTTTGATTGGCTTCATCTTTTAGGGCGTCTTTCTTCCTTGAGATAATATTAAATAAGTGCTTCACTCCAGATTTAAAACCAGGACAAAAATATAATACCTACAAAACGGGATTGACAGAGTGTTTACTGAACAAAAGCAATACACCTATCATCACTGACATAGAATCATGCTTTTTATAGGACACCTTTAAATGTGCATTACTTAGAACCTAAAATTCTAAGAATTGTGCCAAAAAACTATTTCCTACTCCAGCTAATAGCCCGCTGGCAGAAGAGCACTGAGCTGGAGGTGCTGCTGCTCAAGGATCATGGCTGTGAGGATGAAACACAGAGCACACCCAGgaatggaggggaggaggggacgcTGAGAAACTAGAGCATCCTGGCATCTTTCCACTTACACAAAGTCCACTCCATTTGTGACCCCAATTTCATTTACTACATCACTTATCTCTTATGGAGGTTTATAACATTCACTACCTGCCCTACTATTCGCATATtcacaagcaaaaacaaagataGTATAGATAATTACCATCTCCCCATGATGTGAAAGCCTCAAACATTATATATTACGTAATTACATGCTTACTCAAGTCTTACTACAGAGAACTATTGATTTACCTGAAGTATACTATTAAGATAACAAGTGTTGCCAAGATTATTCAGTCCCACGAACGGTAACAGATGTTCTCTCTTCTCACAGTTTATAGGTGAGGACTGTGCCGCAGGAACAACTTGGTCACTAACAGAGAAGGGAGAAAGTACAATGACACAGTTTCTTAGGACTAAGGGGAAATATTACTTCCCTTTTCTCAAAGGTCCTGCAATGGGTTGAGCTGGGCTGgactgac
Coding sequences within:
- the USP1 gene encoding ubiquitin carboxyl-terminal hydrolase 1, translated to MPGVIPSENNGLSRGSPSKKSRLSLKFFQKKETKRALEFTDSQENEEKASEYRGSEIDQVVPAAQSSPINCEKREHLLPFVGLNNLGNTCYLNSILQVLYFCPGFKSGVKHLFNIISRKKDALKDEANQKEKGNCKEDSLASYELICSLQSLIISVEQLQASFLLNPEKYTDELATQPRRLLNTLRELNPMYEGYLQHDAQEVLQCILGNIQETCQLLKKEEVKNVAELPTKAEEQPHQKEELSSMKNIEMDNVRYPEDCKDKLPKGNGKRKSDTEFGNTKKKVKVSKEHQSLEDNQRQTRSKRKATGDALEVPPKVNPKYISENESARSSQKKSRVKLDWLKSAAKQPSILSKFCSLGKITTIQGSKGQSKENEYDLDEEDLGKYENDNTANGCGLESPGNDVNPDAPNEVKPINKEQIGFELVEKLFQGQLVLRTRCLECESLTERREDFQDISVPVQEDELSKVEESSEISPEPKTEMKTLRWAISQFASVERIVGEDKYFCENCHHYTEAERSLLFDKMPEVITIHLKCFAASGLEFDCYGGGLSKINTPLLTPLKLSLEEWSTKPTNDSYGLFAVVMHSGITISSGHYTASVKVTDLNSLELDKGNFVVDQMCEIGKPEPLNEEEARGVVENYDDEEVSIRVSGNTQPTKVLNKKNVEAIGLLGGQKSKADYELYNKASNPDKFASTGFGENRNSETNNTNGIHESDRNKESIDQTGINISGFENKISYVVQSLKEYEGKWLLFDDSEVKVTEEKDFLNSLSPSTSPTSTPYLLFYKKL